The genomic region AACAAGGCACCCTGCAAGTGTATTGAACAGCTTGTGCCCAAATtctacaaaagaaaaacagatgAAGAAGCAGAAAAAAGAGGTGCCGAATCCAACCTTGTACAGAATAAATCAGccatttgtatttttaaaattggaaACAAGACCTCGCCATTTTCTTGAATAAGCCAAGTCTTGCCAGCTACACATTATTTTATGGCAAGGTTTCACTGTTGACTTTCTATCTCTTTTCAGACTCCTCTCCCATATCACCTCCTTCATAAGGTTTTGGCTATGTCTACTTGGAGACGCGCTTTTACAGTGAACATGAAATTGCTTATCCAGCCATGCATACAGCATCTCAACCACTCTATATTCTGACTCGTTCTTGGCATGTCATGTACAAACTTGGGCCAATTAGTGGGAAGcaaccaaaacaaaatttacaaGTGGGAATAAATTAATGTCAGAAGTGGATGTCTAGagcaatattttcaaagttttaatcCAGCCTGTTATGTTCATGGAGTGGAAAAGTCTTTTTCAGAAATGATTGAAGAGAACACTATAAAAGGGCTTTGCAACAAGACTATTAGGCAAGTGAAACAACAATAGTTCTTAGGTCTATCTTCTGGCAATAGAGTTTCTTTGCTAGACAAATGGAAACCCCCGGACAGCGGGGGCTATGGCCTCATCTGGTTTATGCAGTTGCATTTTGCTTTATAGCCACTGCTGCTGTAGCTGATTACCATCCTTATGAGTACACTTCACCTCCACCACCAAGCCAGTACAAATCACCACCACATTTTAAGCGCATTTGGCACCCACCTCCTAAGCATTCTCCTCCTCCACTATATTACTACAAATCTGCTCCTCCTCCATATGTTTACAAGTCTCCACCACCTCCATCTCCATCACCCCCTCCACCTTATGTTTACAAATCTCCACCTCCTCCATCTCCATCCCCACCACCTCCTTATGTTTATAAATCTCCGCCACCACCATCACCTTCACCACCTCCTCCGTATGTTTACAAGTCTCCACCACCTCCATCTCCATCACCCCCACCACCTTATGTTTACAAATCTCCACCACCTCCATCTCCATCACCCCCACCACCTTATGTTTACAAATCTCCACCACCTCCATCCCCATCCCCACCTCCTCCATACTACTACAAGTCTCCACCACCACCAATACATTCACCACATCCACCTTATGTTTACAAATCTCCACCTCCTCCATCTCCATCACCACCACCTCCTTATGTTTACAAATCTCCACCTCCTCCATCTCCATCCCCACCACCtctttatgtttataaatCTCCACCACCACCATCACCTTCACCACCTCCTCCATATGTTTACAAGTCACCTCCACCTCCTCCATATAAGTATAAGTCACCACCTCCTCCTCCATATGTTTACAAGTCTCCACCTCCTCCATCTCCATCACCACCACCTCCTTATGTTTACAAATCTCCACCACCTCCATCGCCATCCCCACCACCTCCTTATGTTTATAAATCTCCACCACCACCATCACCTTCACCACCTCCTCCATATGTTTACAAGTCTCCACCTCCTCCATCTCCATCCCCACCACCtctttatgtttataaatCTCCACCACCACCATCGCCTTCACCACCTCCTCCATATGTTTACAAGTCTCCACCTCCTCCATCTCCATCCCCACCACCTCCTTATGTTTACAAATCTCCACCACCTCCATCGCCATCCCCACCACCTCCTTATGTTTATAAATATCCACCACCACCATCACCTTCGCCACCTCCTCCATATGTTTACAAGTCTCCACCTCCTCCATCTCCATCCCCACTACCTTCTTATGTTTATAAATCTCCACCACCACCATCACCTTCACCACCTTCTCCATATGTTTACAAGTCTCCACCACCTCCATCTCCATCACCCCCACCACCTTATGTTTACAAATCTCCACCTCCTCCATCTCCATCCCCACCACCTCTATATGTTTACAAATCTCCACCACCTCCATCTCCATCCCCACCACCTCCTTATGTTTATAAATCTCCACCACCTCCATCTTCATACATGTATAAGTCCCTTCCATCACGCTCACTCTCCCCTCCACCTccatattattaaaaattatctcCTCCTCCTCATCATTACGAGTCTTCAGTACCTCCATCTCACCATGCACATCCTCCATACCTCTATAAATCATCTCTTTCGCCATCCAAGTCTCATATTCCTTATTATTACAAGTCACCGCCACCTCTTAAAGGTTACTAAGGTTGTGGTTATTCATCAATCTAGTTTCAATTCAAGCAAGAATAATAAATTGTTCATGACATTTTCTATGGATTTCTTGAacatatttttgtgaataatgAGGGGTTTAAGAACCTTTTTGGAATTCAAATGTATGAGATATTTATTTGTATCATTTGttgtaatttcatttttgaaagaatttgtTGTTGTTCTAAATATGGTATAAAGCTAcataagtgaaatttttttttgtaaatggTGAATATTGAAATGTTGCttggtaaaattttttagaatcTATGAGTTGGTAGTACTAATCTATATTTACAAGTCATGCTAGTTCAAGGCATAAAGGAAGAAATGCCTTTGGAGTATACTTATATAGTAGAAAGACCTTAAGCGCCATCTACCTTTGAGCAACATTTAAAAGATACAATCACACACAACAAATTCTTCATATTAGACGACTTCAAAGATTTTGAATAAATAGGCTCCCAATTGATATGCATAGATCCCAATACCCACCTTAAAGCATTCAACTTAAGCCCACTAGCATCAAGGAAACACAATTCAAAATTAGCAACCTGcttcaaattaattttgcCAGAATGCACTTCAAGTGACCCATGCCCAACAGTTTATCAAATCTTCCAAACAAATACGAGAATTAACAACAACAACTTTCCTTTCTCCAAACAccattattcttttttattcaatCAGGTTAGTATTAAGTGGTAACGATGGGATGGGATTGACTAAAAATGAATCATTTGAGTTATAATTATTgtacaaacaaataaatgaaGTAAACACCAAAAAGTAAAGTGCGACCAATATGATTGTAGAGATGTTACCAATTGAAAAAAGGAaagtaacaaaaaataaaacaaagaaaaaaaggattaTACTATCCACTACGTGAGTGAATTGAGTTTAACAACTCTAAAAGtgaagtttatatatatagaagtGGTAATAGGTAGGTTGGGTTGAGTTGTTTAGGGTTGAAAGGAATTCAAGTCGACTTTTTTTTCGAGTTGTTTTGAGTCGTTTTAGGTTTGTCAAATTTCATTCCAAGTCACTTTAGTTTCTAGTTATTTCAAGTTTGGATTATTTAAGTTTGATGCATGGATCATTCAAGATCAAGTTGTTCGGGTTGGGttatttttggtttaaatTGGTgacttttatattaaaatcagATTGGATTTGGATAAATCCTTAAAGTTGAGTCAAATTTTATCAAccttaattaagttttttaagGTTACATTTTTCCATATGATAtatctttaattttgattattaatataatgaaaacaattttttaaaaaatcactacaacaatttttatttttaactatagaaaaaattataaccaTAGGCGAAAAATAAGTAACTTTAGGTTAAGGCtacatttaaaaaaagtgCAATCTTAGCTAATGTATGGAAAAGTTTAGATACAATTTTTTAATGGTATTTAACTGCAAAATTAATATGCAACCATATACTATTTGGCTGCAATCCTAAATCGTAGGACAACATTTAAAATGTGTAgctaaaaaatatatgataattCCTAATGCTATATAACAAGACTGATGCATAATGCTGTACAAAAAGATCTAATCCATAATCAAAACACAATAAAACACTATTAAAACGCTTTGCATAGCAATCAACAAAAAATGTTACCAAttccaaaaaattttgatatatgcCTCAATGAATCCATAATGTAATTCAGCACTGTACAAATGTAATCAAGTTATTGATAGTCAAAGAATCCAAATCTATACACTCTATGAATTCCATCTTCAAGAAATCTTCAATCATTTTAGTGATACCATACTTTGATTCTTTGTGAATTCCATCTGCTTCTGTAGAAGTCCACTTGGATACAGTGAATTGGAGTCTACAACATCAAATgactaaaaaaattacataaaaatactaaaacaATGCAGTTGCAAAAAAGAACATAGATTGTAACAATGAAGAATTGGACATTAGTTTCCAATACCAAAAACATGTAGGGAAAGAGTTACCAAGAAAtactaatttccaaaacatGATAGTAACTTTGCCATTCCTTTATAAAGTAAGGTTTTGAGAGAAGAAAATGAGCTAAAAGATCCAAAATTTAAGTCACTTATTATATGTggaacttaaaatttttatgtggCTTCATATTATAACTAGAGTAATAATCCACAGGAATATGTAAGATGTAACAAAAGTGAGAAGGAAATTGCTGTCCAATGAATTGAAGAACTAGCCAAGTCTTGTCATTAGGTGGGTGCGGGAATGAGGACCTTTAAACTTCTAGTTAGCTTCATCCAATGATTTAACTTTTTGTTGAGTGCAGCCATCAAATTAGATTTTAGAATTACAAATGTAGACAACAACTTTCATATGTACTCTCTGCCataaagagagagagtatCATATTGTTTCGCCAATCATCTCGCCACCCTTCCATTCCATTGTGTCAATAAGCAAGAGCATTAGTGATATGATGAAAAACCTAATAAAATGATTGCAAAATCTTGAAATTCAATTCTGCTATTGATCATTACCAATTTTCTCAATCTATTGTGCTTTATTAAAATGACCTTTTTTAGTACTATTTGCTGCATGAGAAACCAACCTTGATGTATACTGATTTAGACCAACCTTAACATATATTGATTTAAACTAACCTTGacatatgaataaaatattttaagtaagTAGATACcttaattgataaatatttgaGGCTTTTCAAAGTTGTGCCTTTATTCTTTAAACAAGTCGAGGAACACTTACTTCCAccatctaaaaaaaaaaaaaaagaatgacaTCACAAATCATAAATCTTAAACCATATTGCAAATTATAAccttaaaattataaatactcTTAAAGTGTTTGCAAGCTGCTAACcctacaaatataaataagagatgtattatcaaatatttgatgtttgatAATTTGTTCCATTTCTTGGCAATCGATCAATAATGATTCATTAAGTTGCAAATTACTATAAGCAAAGAAGCTTgggaataaaaagaaaagaaaaaatagttaCAATAGATGATACCATTTGCAAAAAAGTTGATGGCTGGTCATTTGTGGTTGAAATTGTTGGCCTAGTTATTTCCTTAGCGTTTCCCTTATTAACTTTCTATATTGATatcaaataaagtaaattattaacaaaataacataCAAGTTAATAGCATCattaataaaaactacttGGTATATAATGGACGAGAAGGGGAAAGATGTAAAGGAAAATCAACATTATAGATCAATCACAAGGTTGTATTCATTTGGATCATATTATCAAAACAAGTTAGCAGTAATATAACCCTTAATGTTCTATTCTTTCCCTAcctttttgtttccattttaACATTCTAGTTATATTACCTAAACCAAAGTCACTTCATAATATACCAAGTAAAACAAGGCAATAGCTAATATCAAACTCACGTTGGAAATAAGGTTTCAAATGAGTAATTCTTTTAACATGCTCCATACttataattgagaattaatcaaataatggAAATGCAAATAATAGTACCTAAAATATTTTGTGCTTTCCTTACACAAATCCTGCAAACAATTGGGCTTCCAATAACTCCTTAAACGTCATTGCAATTAGCTCATCCTCCTTCATTGAGACCCTCGAATTAACAACTTGCAATAGCTTATTGGCTTCAATAGTAGAGAAGATATCAAAATTTGATGGTACCTGCCATATTgacacaaaaattttaacaattcCATATAGTGTATATCAAAATGAAACTAAAATGACTTTTCCTTAATTAACTTCTCTTCCTGCATATAGGCATTGAATATCCTCATTCCTTTAGGTCCATTAGTATTTATGATCTTTGCAAAATGAAGATCAACAAAATAATCTCTAGGAAGAAAATCATTGAACCGATAGTGAAAACTCTCGAATCTCGCTGGCTAATAAATGAATGGACAATCTCTAGCCTTAGCTATATGCTCATTAGTTTGCATAACATTTCCTCTTTTAAACTATCTCTCAGAAATTTCATATTAGAATTTGCTTCATTCAAAGCCTCACTTCACCATTTATAAacatcataatttcatttgtaaattatatgaaaaaacCAGAAAAACTTACAACCTCAGTTGAATTATATTAGATCCCCCCATTAGGaactaaaaaataaagctaaaaaagtaaaatttaaattacccCTTAGCtttaatcaaataattcaATACTAAAACATTGAAAATGACATGCCAAACCCTATTTCCACTTTAgctttaatcaaataagaggtaatagaaaaatgaaaagcagtaaaaaaaaatttacgaAGATATGACAAACAATATTTAAGAAACAAAGCAAAGTGTAAAGCAAGTTGCTAATAGATGGAGCAGCCTAAAATTATTTGCttatgaaaatttatatatatacagcCAAGACCTTAGCCACACCCTTTACCTCCCCCAATCCCCACAAAGTTTTGCATATAATATGCAAATACAAACATAGGAATACATGATGCATGGTTTGTATTATAGAAGATAGCATCGTAAAACCCATCATTCAAACTTCAATAGCCATGCTTGGTTGTTACTAGGTCAGTTACGAAATTTTGAATTGTAAAACATTGCAAGGTTCAAAATTACAACATTTACAACTTGAATTACCATTATTAATAATGAAGTAAGTAACTAGAACCTAAAAGAATAGAGGTACTTTAAATCAACACCTATAAGCCTattataaaaatgtaaaatgcaaaaaaaagaaacctaaatagtaaaattacaataaaaaatgacGTAAAATgctaaataatattaaattttcaaagaacTTCAATTTAGAATCCAAATGGATTTCTCTTAGCAAACAAAgcaacaaaatgaaaatgactAAAACACAAAAGAACGCAAAAGACAAAAGCACCACAAACTTACCTTCAATAGATTCTCAAGAAATCAAAGTCATCTCACTCCTGCAatataagaaacaaaatagaaaatgtTAACTACCAtcaagtagaaaatgaaaaaaaaagagaaaaattaatgaaaaagaaaaatagagacaAAAAGAACACAATTTAAAGTAAAGAAAATCCATAATCCgtaaaaatatatagagagagatgGGTAGAAAGATAGAGGGAagagagaggagaagaaaaGGGGGTCTTTAACAATGGCCAGCGACTTGAATGGAGGCGAGAGGAGATAAGGCAAATGTTCTTTCTTCATGTGATTGTCAATTTCTAGAAAAAGCCACATTTGATGTTTAAGGAACCTCACATCTTGCTCTAAAAAAGGAGAATTTTTGAAGGAATTGGGAATAGGGTTTTAATTATAGGGGAAGACAAACAATCAAAGAATTTTAGGTCAGAGTTTCAAAGGAGTTGAAGCTTTTTAAGGTTTAAatattgaaagattttgactaCATATTTTTGTTACATTTCAGGggatttcaaatttaagagaaagagagactagAGGAGGTAAGATGCGAGagtgttatattttaattaaaaaaaagaaacataaaaggtattaattttttatgagttgtaaaataaaaaatgtatcTAAATTTTAAGGTCCAAATATTGTGACAAATTCTTTAAATGTCAAAATGAAAGTGCATCTAAAATAGTGTAGTTAAAACCCATTTATGTTGTGGTGAatatctataatatatataaaagtagaaTGGCTTGAGGATTGTTTCAATTTCCTTTAATTGAACCTTCAATtgaatgacaagtgtcattcAATTAAAGCCCCtccctatatatatatttttacctttgGTTCATTGAAACGATGTCGTTTAATGCCTTttcacttctttcttttttggctTTGGTTATTCAAAGTGACGTTGTATTGATATTAGGCGTTTTGCATTCCTGTTATTGTCGattgaggttttttttttttgacttgTCCTTATTTCTTAGATTaagtttgttcttctcttagTGTTGGTTTTTGCCGTCCCCATTTTcttattctcattttgttgtttttgttatCTTTGCTTTCGACGATCAACCTCCCAATTGTTGTTCGCCTCTTTTCTGCCCGTTGGTCAGCTTTCATCTCCTCCCTTGTGGCATCGGACTCTTTCTCTTCTGTTGGTACCTCCTTTCTCTATTTTCCCacttaattagttaaatggTTTGAATAGCATCTACCAAATTAATCCTTTATTTGTAGCATTTCCTCTGTccctattttcttttctcattttataaGTCTCAGTCACGCGAGAAACTTTCGAGACTATAAACAAGCGTTTTGTTCATCCTTCTAGGAGAAATTGCCTAACAATTACAAAGGTGTGCCTTACAATACTTGGGACTTTAATGGTCAAAGTCTCAGTTTGACCTTTTATGTTTCTAATTTCTCTATTATTAACACTCTCTAACAATTTCATACTGTTTCCATTGTTTGGCTTATTCACTCAACCCAAGGCTCTATTTCTAGCAGGCTTTTCCTTTACCCAACTGATTTCTATTATAGCTTCCTTTGGTTTGTGGCAGTTATAATTCTTAATCACTTAACTTCCAATCCCTGTTGGCTTTTTACTTTGTTGTCTTCATAGATGGAATGTAGTCATTGTGATAATTAAATCTCCTTGATTTTTTAGCTATTTTTATGTGTTAATCTATTTACGATATTCAATTCAATAATTTTGTTAGACCAATTGCAAAGAATTATGGGGTGGGAGTTACACTTATTTACTTGAGTTTTTCAATTAAACTCAAATACATGCTTGGTCTGTTTTGGGCATGCATGAAACCCATGATAATTATATTATCTAGCTTTCACTTTTTCTGtgctttatatattttttccttACAGTTACCTGTAACTGTTAGCTAAGTAAAGAGTTAATTGTTCTTTAATTGTATGCCCTCCCACCTCCACCTCTAAAAAAGAGTTAATATTTACATAGATGGGATTTTGATAATAAACTTTGGGTTATACAATAAATAGTAATCCTTTCAATTAGTTAAATGGTTTGAGTAGCATTTACCAAATTAAtcctttatttgttttatttatctCTAACTATGaagaatataatattattattaagttattttatgaATGTCTAAATGAAAAGATATCTTCCCACCtttttttcacataaaatctctgttttgaatttgttatgatgaattatgagttCTTGACTGAATAAATGACTacttaaaagattttatttcaaaattacttCATTTGGCAAGAATAAATTGTGTTTTCTTACAAATTCTTGATGTGAGATTTAAAAACATTACACTTTTAAAGATAATATAGGAAGTAGGTTTATAAATGttctattttaatattaatatatgtaatttcaaaatttaagaaaaaaaatttcgatcaatgaattttattggTATATAAGAGGATACTAATAGTGTTAGTAAGTAATTAGTTAAAGTTTTTCCATTGTTTTGCaatctttgttgttttctaCGGAACAAAGTCATGTACTAACGAATGACAATATCATTTAAACTGTGAGCAATGTGACTATTGAAggtaattttattattgaaagaAATCTAAATGATGTATTTGTTATGGATTTACGTT from Theobroma cacao cultivar B97-61/B2 chromosome 9, Criollo_cocoa_genome_V2, whole genome shotgun sequence harbors:
- the LOC18589801 gene encoding extensin-2 → METPGQRGLWPHLVYAVAFCFIATAAVADYHPYEYTSPPPPSQYKSPPHFKRIWHPPPKHSPPPLYYYKSAPPPYVYKSPPPPSPSPPPPYVYKSPPPPSPSPPPPYVYKSPPPPSPSPPPPYVYKSPPPPSPSPPPPYVYKSPPPPSPSPPPPYVYKSPPPPSPSPPPPYYYKSPPPPIHSPHPPYVYKSPPPPSPSPPPPYVYKSPPPPSPSPPPLYVYKSPPPPSPSPPPPYVYKSPPPPPYKYKSPPPPPYVYKSPPPPSPSPPPPYVYKSPPPPSPSPPPPYVYKSPPPPSPSPPPPYVYKSPPPPSPSPPPLYVYKSPPPPSPSPPPPYVYKSPPPPSPSPPPPYVYKSPPPPSPSPPPPYVYKYPPPPSPSPPPPYVYKSPPPPSPSPLPSYVYKSPPPPSPSPPSPYVYKSPPPPSPSPPPPYVYKSPPPPSPSPPPLYVYKSPPPPSPSPPPPYVYKSPPPPSSYMYKSLPSRSLSPPPPYY